CCTGTCGATGCCAAGCGCCCTGTCGATGCCAAGCGCCATGCCGATGCCAAGCGCCATGCCGATGCCAAGCGCCATGCCGGGCGGGCAGCGCATTCGCGTTCCACCCGTTCCCGGAGCGGCCGGGCAAAAAGAGCCTCGTCCACGGTGGGACCGGCTCACGGGATTCTGCAAGTCAACACGCAGCCCTGGTCGCAGGTCTTTGTCGACGGGCAACTCATGGGTAACACCCCCCAAATGCGGATCCCGTTGAGAGCCGGAAGGCATCGAGTGACACTGGTGAACGACGACTTCGACGTGCGCGAGACCTTTGTCGTCGAGATCGAGCCTGGCGGCGTCGTGCGAAAGATCCTGAAACTAAAAGCACGCAAGTAGGGCTTCACTCCATCCGATGCCGTACGAAGAGCCCGCCGAGAGGCACGAGACGGCCCTCCGGATCTAGGGTGATCTCCCGCTCGAAGAGCGACAGCTCGCCGTCCCCGTCGAGGTCGCCCTCCGCTCGCAGTGTGACGAGCGTCGGGCGCTGGCTGTCCCGAGCGAGGCCGCAGCCGGCGCTTGTGGGCACGAACGTATAGCGATAGCGCAACGGCCGCGCGGGGCGATAACCCAAAGCGCGCCATGTGGGCGAGCCCGTCGCAGCTTCCGATGCGAAGTCCACGTCGCGGGGCACGGTGGAGGGGCGGGGCGGCGTTGGCCCTGCAGCGGGGGGCAGGCACCGGCGTACGACTCCGTGTGGCGTGCTGTGGGATGCCTCGTAATACACTGCCGCGGCTCGGTGCAGTATCGCGAGCTGCTCGCTGGCCTCCGCTACCTTGCTGGTGCGCAGGACGCGCACGAACCTCGGCACCCACACGGCCAAGACTACGCCGATGACGCTGATGAGCAGGGCGGTCTCGACCATGGTCATTCCGGTGCGGGCAAGCCCACACAAACGCGGTTTCCTGGCACGCGACCAGACCATGACCGGGCAGTTTGCGACGACCCTCGGTGCTTTTCAATCGCCCTACTGCTCTGGTACGTGACTCCACTCAGAAGGGGGCAGCGGTACAGCTATGGGATCGAAGCCCCTCTCACGCAGCGCCCTGCCGTCGAATGGCGGTCGTTTGCCCACCAGCAGGTACATGTCTACGTCGAGATAAGAGAAGTCCCGCTCGCGTCCGCGTTCCGTCTCGAGCTGGGCGTGCTGAAAGGCCTCCGCGTGAGCCCGGGACTTCAGGCGGATGATCATCTGAGCCAAGCGCTCGCGCATCTGCTCATCGCGCGTCACTGCGTAGGTCTCCTGCAGGTGACGTAACGCCTGCTCCGTGTGCCCCAGGCGATGCAGATTGCGGGCGCTGCTCAAGGCCAGCCACGGCGGGCCCGCGCCTCGCAAGACCGCTATCTGTAGAGCCTCGGCGCCTTTGCGTTTCACCTCCGCCTTCTGGACTGGATCCTTGAGCAACGGGGCCAGCTCGTAGCTGTAGGTGGCGCCAAGGTCCCACGCCAGTTCTCCGTCCTCTGGAAAGAGCCTCATCGCGCGTTCCAGGAAATCGATCGCCCGCCAGCCGTCTTCGGCGTTTGTCTCGCCAGGCCGATACAGTACGACCGCCGCGGCCCAGCGGTAGACACGCTGGAAGTAGGGATCGAGCGCCAACATGGCCTCGGCGTAGTTCTCGAGGTGGCGCGCTTCGCTGCGATGCAACAGCTCGTCCGTGAAGTAAATGAGCGCCCTCAACCACAGCAGATCGGCCAGCGCTTCGTCGTGCCGCAGAGAGAACACGCGCAGCCACTGTGGGGGTGGCACGAAGTACACACTCTCATAGCGCTGGGTGGCGAGGAGGTGCCGCATGGAGCGAACGCGCAGCCAACGCCCCGCCGCAGCAAGGACCACGACACTCAAGACCACCGCCAGTGTTCGCAGCCAACGGCTCTCCACGGGCGCTCTTCTTAAGCGAAAACTCCCCAACCGCGAGGGCGAAGGGGAGCTTCCATGTTAACACAAGCTGGTTGCTGCGGATCGGCTATTCGAGCTCGTTGACGATGTAGAAGCCTCGTCCATGGTACAGTTCGTTTTCGGCGCTGGAGCCGACGGCCATCTCGAACCTGGAGTTGACACCGTCGTTGTCTAGGTCGCCTTCCGCGAAGAAGGTGTAGACGGCGGCGGTGCTCTTGGGAACGTTGCAGGTCAGCCCGATTCCCACGGCTTGCCCATAACCGAAGTACACGAAGTCGCTGATGGAGAACCCCAGGGCCGCGGCATTAGCTGGGGCTACGTAGGCTTGCTTGACGTCAGAGGGGTCGGCCGGGGTCAACACGTCTGCGCCGACGACGCAGTGCACACTCGCCGCGGAGGTGATTGCTTGGCCGCTGCGCTCCTGTTCGTAATACGACGCTGCAGCCTTGAACAGCTGGTTGAGGTTGCCCGTGGCCTCGGCGGTCTTGGACCGACGCACATAGCCCACGAACGCCGGAATCGCGAGCGCGGCCAGAATGCCGATGATCGCAACCACGATCATGAGCTCCACCAGTGTGAACCCTTCTCTACTCTTCATCATCTTCGACATGAAACTCTGTCTCCTTGGCAGTTGGCGGCTCACGAGCGACCGCTGTAACTTTGCGTTCTTATTGCAAGCTCCGGGCCGAAAACCGAGAGCGAGCCTCGCCACGGGAATCCCATTGAAATCGTTGCAGAATATTCCGTATCAATGCTGATTGGCCGTAACCTGGACCAGATCACGGGCGACACTCCGCGTCGCTGTCGTCCCGACCAGTGACAAAAACTGTCACCGCGTCCTAATCCCAGCCCTTGGCGTCGCTCACCCAGATCCGACTGGATTCGGAGTAGGATTCGAAGGTCACCAAGGTCGAGTCGTCGTCGAGGTCGCCCACGGCTTGAGAATAGAACCAAAAATCCAGGTTCGACGTGTCGTAGCCGAGCGCGGCGGGCGGTGGAGTAGCCGGTGTTCCCGCTACCGTGCGAAACGAGAAACGTACGTACGGGTCAGGCGTGGCGCCCAATTGGTCCCATGCGGCCGGCGTGGCCCCCCAGGGAACCGGGTTGGACCCATCCAGGCTCGCGATGGCTGGATGATAGGTGCTGATGTCGCAGTATTGGCCGAACTCCGCGCGATAGGCCTCCTGGCGAAGCTTGATCGCGCCCAGGAACTGCACGGCTTCGGCGGTACGCGAGCGCATAAGATAGGCGCTGAAGCTAGGGATTGCCACGGCCGAAAGGATGCCCACGATGGCAACCACGATCATCAGCTCGACCAGGCTGAACCCAGCGAGCGGCACACGAGAGCGTAGTGCTCGCGGCCGGAAGTCCGATCCGGGTTTTTGCCCGGGTAGGCCGCGGGCACGACC
This is a stretch of genomic DNA from Pseudomonadota bacterium. It encodes these proteins:
- a CDS encoding PEGA domain-containing protein, with the protein product PVDAKRPVDAKRHADAKRHADAKRHAGRAAHSRSTRSRSGRAKRASSTVGPAHGILQVNTQPWSQVFVDGQLMGNTPQMRIPLRAGRHRVTLVNDDFDVRETFVVEIEPGGVVRKILKLKARK
- a CDS encoding type II secretion system GspH family protein, with translation MVWSRARKPRLCGLARTGMTMVETALLISVIGVVLAVWVPRFVRVLRTSKVAEASEQLAILHRAAAVYYEASHSTPHGVVRRCLPPAAGPTPPRPSTVPRDVDFASEAATGSPTWRALGYRPARPLRYRYTFVPTSAGCGLARDSQRPTLVTLRAEGDLDGDGELSLFEREITLDPEGRLVPLGGLFVRHRME